CAACCTTCACGCCAACGGCGAGCCGGAATTCCTCGCCATAAGCTGCGATGAGACAGTAACCGTTACGCTCAATCTGGGCGACAACGGATACTCTACTCCGCCTTACGAGGTCTGGATAGCCGCCGAGACGCCTTTTGGTTGGTTCTCGTATGTCTATCCGACCGGCTGGCAGCCGGGACTTGCGCGAACGATTGACTTCGAGGAGGATGGCATGGTTGACGTGGCCGACTTCCCTGTCTTCGAGGGCTGCCTCGGCGCGCCGGGCGACTACACCTTCTACGGCGCCCTCGACACGAGCCTCGACGGTGCGCCAGGCGACATCGACCTCTGGGACTTCGTCACGGTTCAGAGTGCGGTGGAGTGAGAGAGGTGTGGGACGAGCTTTCCAGCCTGCCAATAAGGGACAATAGGTCAAAGGAGAACGACCGATTCGTGTAGGGGCAGGCCTTGTGTCTGCCCTTGATAGTCGTCGTCTAATTGCTGATGTAAGGCGTTTCCAAATCTGCCTTCGATGCAGATGAGAGGGTATACATCGCCCGGCTTCAGCCGAGGCGATCCCTTGGGCTGCCATTTCATTAACCCCCATCTTCAGATGGGCGGATTGACGATACGCGACGACGCACCCTCTTCCCCCAAGACCGCCGCCGCACACAGACTCTGAAACGCTTGCCCAACGCTTCTCATTTCGTTATTCTCCTGTTCCCAAAAGGAGATCGAAATGGCGAGTGACGAATACTATTAGATGATCGGGAGTAGAAAACGTGGCCAGAACAAAGGGCAAAGAAGACAAGATCACAGACATGGCCAGGCTCGTCCGCGAAGGCGCAGTGGAGGAAAGGCTTAACCTTGCAGGGGCAGATGACGTTCAGGCCCTTATTAGCCTGGGGTGGCAGCTTAATTCTGAAGGCGCTCACGACCTTGCGGACAGGGTATTCACAAGGGCAACGGAACTAAGCCCTGACCTCGCGGAAGCCTGGCTCGGTCGTGGGGTTGCACTCGGTAATCTGGGCCGACATGAGGAGGCCCTGGCGGGCTTCCATAAGGCTTCGGAGCTCGACCCAAACGACCCCAAAGCACCGTACGGCAAAGGCCTTGCTCTCGCCAAGCTTGGCCGGTATGAAGGGGCGCTCGCGCCCTACGACAAGGCTTTACGGCTCGACCCGAACAACGCCAAAGCACGGTACCGCAAAGGCCTTGCTCTCGCCAAGCTTGGCCGGTATGAAGAGGCGCTCGCGGCTTTGGACGAGGCCTTAAAGGTCGACCCGAATCTGGAGGAGGCATGGTGCAACAAGGCTGCCGCACTCGGTATTCTCGGGCGGTATGAACAGGCGCTCGCGGCTGTCGACAAGGCTTTGGAGCTCGACCCGAATGACGCCAAAGCATGGTCCAACAAGGGCAATGCTCTGAACAATCTCGGCCGGCATGAAGATGCGCTCGCGGCCCACCATAAGGCTTTGGAGCTCGACCCGAATGACGCCAAGGCATGGTGCAACAAGGGGGTTGGACTGGGTAATCTCGGCCGACATGAAGATGCGCTCTCGGCTTTCGACAAGGCTTTACAGGTCGACCGGAACTTGGCCGAGGCATGGTACAACAAGGGGACTACACTGCATAGCCTGGGTCGGGATCAACATGCGCTCTTGGCTTTCGACAACGCTTTGCAGCTCGACCCGAACAACGCGAAAGCATGGTCCAACAAGGGCGTTGCACTGCATAATCTGGGCCGCTATGAAGATGCGCTCGCGGCCCACGGCAAGGCTTTAGAGCTCGACCGGAACGATGCGAAAGGATGGTCTAATAAGGGCATTGCTCTGGGCAATCTTGGCCGGTATGAGGAGGCGCTCGGGGCCCACGACAAGGCTTTGCAGCTCGACCCGAACCTAGCCGAGGCATGGTACAACAAGGCCGTTGCACTGCACAATGTTGGCGGGTATGAAGAGGCGCTCGCGGCCTTCCATAAGGCTTTGCAGCTCGACCCGAACCTGGCCGATGCACGGCACAATAAGGGCGTCACTCTCGAGAAGCTTGGCAGGTATGAAGATGCCCTCGCAGCCTCGGATGAAGCTCTGGAACTTGACCCGAACGACGGCAAGGCATGGTACGGTAAGGGCGTTGCACTACATAATCTGGGCCGCTATGAAGAGGCGCTCGCCGCCTTCGATAGGGCTCTGCAGCTCGACCCGAACGACGCGAAGGCATTGTTCAACAAGGGCGTTGCACTACATAATCTCGGCCGTTATGAAGAGGCGCTGGCGGCCTACGACAAGGCGTTGGAGCTCGACCCGAACCTCGCCGATGCACGGTACAACAAGGGCGTTGCGCTGGGCTCGACCCACCAATATCGGGAGGCAGAAGGGTGCTTCTCGCGGGCGGCAAGCGCGTATCAGGAAAGAGGGGAGAGGGGCAACGCCCGAGACGCGACCAGGCAGGCAAGATTGGCCCGCAATGGACACCAGTTGATGGAGATGCTCCACCCAGTTGACGAGGATTTCATGGCTTCGCTGAAAACCCCATCTCTGGCAGAGCTGGCACATCGAGCCGCGTCCTGCGTGACGGCAATCAACGGTGTCGGCAGGGCATTTCGGAGGAAGAGAATACCGGGTGACGCGGGTTCCCTGCTCAGGAGCAAACAGGCGTGCTTCGGAGCGCTTCTGGACGCAGTGTCCTTCAGAAAGCTGAAAGCCAAGGCACTGGGAAAGGCAAAGGCGGTCTTCAAGGAGCAGGGGCTGGTCGAATTCGTATTTGCGCTAGAGGATATTCGCGCGCTCGGCCATAAGCTCGAGATGTATCGCCCTGGACCGGTAGAACGGATCCCCGAAAAGGAGCAAAGGGCCCTTCTGATGTCTCTACGTGGTGTACAAATGCTCGACGGGGACTTGAGCCGAGAAATGATGGCGACGTTCAACGGGGAGCCTCGCCCGGCTGAACCGTCAGCACTCAAGGAGCGCGTTGAGATAAAGTCAGTTTACATCGCGGATAGACAAGCGAACTGGGTGAGGGTTTGCGTTGTGCAGCTCGACTTCGAGGTTACAAGGACTTTCCCATACGTATTGACTGACAAATGTAAGCGAGGACTAAAGAAGAAGGTCCTTGACTCCCTCCAAACAGCGGCGGAGGAAAAGGTAAATGTCATCTGTTTTCCGGAGCTGAGTTTTGCAGGGGAGTGGATTGAAGAAGTCAAGTTGATGTCAGGGGATATGCTAGTCGTGTGCGGAACGTATTACGATGCGAACCGGCGCAATGTCTGTGAAATCGTGATTGGAGGAAAGAGCTATCCATACGCCAAATGCCATCCCTCTGTGCTGGAGGATAAGGCCCCGTTCGACATGGTCCCTGGCCGGACTATTCCCCTTTTTCAGACA
This sequence is a window from bacterium. Protein-coding genes within it:
- a CDS encoding tetratricopeptide repeat protein; this translates as MARTKGKEDKITDMARLVREGAVEERLNLAGADDVQALISLGWQLNSEGAHDLADRVFTRATELSPDLAEAWLGRGVALGNLGRHEEALAGFHKASELDPNDPKAPYGKGLALAKLGRYEGALAPYDKALRLDPNNAKARYRKGLALAKLGRYEEALAALDEALKVDPNLEEAWCNKAAALGILGRYEQALAAVDKALELDPNDAKAWSNKGNALNNLGRHEDALAAHHKALELDPNDAKAWCNKGVGLGNLGRHEDALSAFDKALQVDRNLAEAWYNKGTTLHSLGRDQHALLAFDNALQLDPNNAKAWSNKGVALHNLGRYEDALAAHGKALELDRNDAKGWSNKGIALGNLGRYEEALGAHDKALQLDPNLAEAWYNKAVALHNVGGYEEALAAFHKALQLDPNLADARHNKGVTLEKLGRYEDALAASDEALELDPNDGKAWYGKGVALHNLGRYEEALAAFDRALQLDPNDAKALFNKGVALHNLGRYEEALAAYDKALELDPNLADARYNKGVALGSTHQYREAEGCFSRAASAYQERGERGNARDATRQARLARNGHQLMEMLHPVDEDFMASLKTPSLAELAHRAASCVTAINGVGRAFRRKRIPGDAGSLLRSKQACFGALLDAVSFRKLKAKALGKAKAVFKEQGLVEFVFALEDIRALGHKLEMYRPGPVERIPEKEQRALLMSLRGVQMLDGDLSREMMATFNGEPRPAEPSALKERVEIKSVYIADRQANWVRVCVVQLDFEVTRTFPYVLTDKCKRGLKKKVLDSLQTAAEEKVNVICFPELSFAGEWIEEVKLMSGDMLVVCGTYYDANRRNVCEIVIGGKSYPYAKCHPSVLEDKAPFDMVPGRTIPLFQTRFGKVLVAICRDFNDELHQISELEPDLVLSPRWDPDRDHHFQQLASIGIAKSDSSRSRTFTLFANPVEVETITRKGGGGGSCIIGSDLPYSNDFYIQNGFRPKDGVEHKLFEAKGEMMIITSLLLGDRTGERSKIGNWYRHDGTSWKKLSGEEMRIWL